Proteins encoded within one genomic window of Platichthys flesus chromosome 13, fPlaFle2.1, whole genome shotgun sequence:
- the ctdsp1 gene encoding uncharacterized protein ctdsp1 isoform X1, with the protein MYLENSEQVKVSGEGEPSAEVMLAEQCQVPDLTEAADVTNLSKGRAELGMNVLVEYTEQVVSRVMDQSLLCMEPCRTSGDEAEYSRYCNGHAESFEQYSATNILFESEQTLDKCETSRLSQPFNECAQHCECFKPSKSAEHGANHSVACNKCCPCCEHWAEHLGLFQQCKPPGPQLESLDFERDQLAIKCDSLGLCEMSDFIAESNEQLELLRQYESPDRQSECSDSDPDTATEDSEQCEVGGFQPNLCDSVDSRDCGTELCEYDEMQIEYANADEEDEDDDDDEDEEESYPCEQNETEVGLFEDVNSSHLNEQVPVCFDDREHVSFEDTEELSMQTPTLDMSANDCEMCRSEEYEPTQPCATSDKTSDGFYAEEDSFSDCSSTETKSFKTCPDGSIPSDPCSDSSGESEKGVQGESSDEQTQWESFEDDEETEQGHANESDEDEKKTPAAVDIVIGDYFDLFDRADHYAFAPKRHYISCFEGGDVHEGLNLEKEAARCAAKNAFAYAEASEEMKIQEAGVCPEEACDASERDDCESEINPEDLIIDSESGLAEYDEVEEDESEACELYTEDHEEAEEDEGAFDGETAEGHVSEICDEEEDEEEEEICLSSGHEESMSAPCAENISVEGDAYEEEVCQCLDDSASSIDLCRRDDESEPDDRTAIACSEMEPYWWLIDNECVEEAFEPGVEDYYAYQIQSAQSSVKQALKGLITESPTPGAGPAESEAVGLAVSEDIELSENSASCSAAEETANNITPKSDNDISSGTWYPLDIIHSVVPEHAKPEGGDAQTEENDSEQGRDSEEEDSEDESSEACDCEYCIPPTEQVPAKPLLSRIQSNDTGKICVVIDLDETLVHSSFKPVNNADFIIPVEIDGTVHQVYVLKRPHVDEFLKRMGELFECVLFTASLAKYADPVSDLLDKWGAFRSRLFRESCVFHKGNYVKDLSRLGRDLNKVIIIDNSPASYVFHPDNAVPVVSWFDDMSDTELLDLIPFFERLSTVDDVYDILKQERTSS; encoded by the exons ATGTATTTGGAAAACTCTGAGCAAGTTAAAGTCTCTGGAGAAGGGGAGCCATCAGCGGAAGTCATGCTTGCAGAACAATGCCAAGTTCCCGATTTGACAGAAGCTGCAGATGTAACCAACCTTTCGAAAGGAAGAGCCGAACTTGGCATGAACGTCCTTGTGGAATACACAGAGCAAGTTGTCAGCAGGGTTATGGACCAGTCTCTCCTTTGCATGGAGCCCTGCAGGACGAGTGGAGATGAGGCTGAATACAGCAGATATTGCAACGGACACGCTGAGAGCTTTGAGCAATATTCAGCAACCAACATATTGTTCGAATCCGAGCAAACCCTCGATAAGTGCGAGACGTCGAGGTTAAGCCAACCGTTTAATGAATGTGCTCAACACTGCGAGTGTTTTAAACCTTCCAAGTCCGCTGAGCACGGTGCTAATCATAGCGTAGCTTGCAACAAATGCTGTCCGTGCTGTGAACACTGGGCAGAGCACCTCGGACTATTTCAGCAATGCAAGCCCCCCGGTCCACAGTTAGAGTCTCTCGACTTTGAGCGAGACCAATTGGCAATAAAATGTGACAGTTTAGGGCTCTGTgaaatgtctgatttcataGCGGAGAGCAATGAGCAGCTGGAGTTACTCCGACAATACGAGTCTCCTGATCGGCAGAGCGAGTGCTCCGACTCGGACCCGGACACAGCCACAGAGGACTCTGAACAATGTGAAGTGGGTGGTTTTCAACCCAACCTCTGTGATTCAGTGGACTCACGGGACTGTGGCACTGAACTCTGTGAGTATGATGAAATGCAAATTGAGTACGCAAATGCtgacgaggaggatgaggatgatgatgatgatgaagatgaagaagagagctACCCATGTGAACAAAATGAAACTGAGGTCGGACTATTTGAAGATGTAAATTCATCACATTTGAATGAGCAGGTTCCTGTTTGCTTTGATGACCGTGAACATGTCAGTTTTGAGGACACTGAAGAACTCTCTATGCAAACTCCGACATTAGACATGTCAGCTAATGACTGTGAGATGTGTAGAAGCGAAGAGTACGAACCCACGCAGCCGTGTGCAACTTCCGACAAAACCTCCGACGGCTTTTACGCCGAAGAAGACAGTTTCTCTGATTGCTCCTCAACTGAAACAAAATCCTTTAAGACCTGTCCCGATGGCAGCATCCCGTCGGACCCCTGCTCCGATTCATCTGGTGAATCTGAAAAGGGAGTTCAGGGGGAGTCAAGCGATGAGCAGACGCAGTGGGAATCGTTTGAAGACGATGAAGAAACAGAACAAGGGCACGCTAACGAAAGTGatgaggatgaaaagaaaacacccGCTGCGGTTGATATTGTTATCGGGGATTACTTTGATTTATTCGACAGAGCCGACCATTACGCATTTGCACCGAAGCGCCATTACATCTCCTGCTTTGAAGGTGGGGATGTACACGAAGGCCTGAACCTTGAAAAAGAGGCTGCGAGATGTGCTGCCAAAAATGCGTTTGCCTACGCGGAAGCCAGTGAGGAAATGAAGATCCAGGAAGCAGGGGTCTGTCCTGAAGAAGCATGTGATGCAAGTGAAAGAGATGATTGTGAGTCAGAGATAAACCCCGAAGACTTGATCATAGATTCCGAGTCAGGTTTAGCAGAATATGACGAGGTTGAGGAAGACGAGAGTGAAGCCTGTGAACTTTACACAGAGGATCacgaggaagcagaggaagacgaAGGAGCCTTTGATGGAGAAACAGCTGAGGGCCATGTTTCTGAAATCTGCGAcgaagaggaagacgaagaggaagaagagatctGCCTGTCCTCTGGTCATGAGGAGAGCATGTCTGCACCATGTGCCGAGAACATCTCCGTTGAAGGTGATGCGTATGAAGAGGAGGTCTGTCAATGCCTTGACGACAGTGCCTCTTCAATCGATCTTTGCAGAAGAGATGACGAGTCGGAGCCCGACGATAGAACAGCTATCGCCTGTTCCGAAATGGAGCCATATTGGTGGCTTATAGATAATGAATGTGTTGAAGAGGCGTTTGAACCAGGTGTTGAGGATTACTATGCCTATCAGATTCAAAGTGCTCAGTCATCTGTTAAACAAGCCCTGAAGGGCCTTATTACCGAGTCCCCGACCCCTGGAGCTGGTCCAGCGGAGAGCGAAGCCGTCGGATTGGCAGTTAGTGAAGATATTGAACTGAGCGAGAACTCGGCCAGCTGCTCTGCTGCGGAAGAAACGGCCAATAACATAACTCCGAAATCGGACAACGACATCTCATCCGGAACGTGGTATCCTCTAGATATCATCCACAGCGTTGTCCCTGAACATGCCAAACCGGAGGGAGGCGATGCACAGACGGAGGAAAACGACTCCGAACAGGGCAGAgattcagaggaagaggacagtgAGGACGAATCCTCTGAGGCCTGCGACTGCGAATACTGCATTCCACCAACCGAGCAG GTTCCAGCAAAACCTCTGCTCTCACGGATTCAATCGAACGACACGGGGAAGATCTGTGTGGTCATTGATTTGGATGAAACACTAGTCCATAGTTCATTTAAG CCAGTGAACAATGCTGACTTTATCATTCCAGTGGAAATCGATGGAACAGTTCACCAG GTGTACGTGTTGAAGAGACCCCACGTGGACGAGTTCCTCAAGAGGATGGGGGAATTGTTCGAGTGCGTTTTGTTCACCGCCAGTTTAGCCAAG TATGCAGATCCCGTGTCCGACCTGTTGGACAAGTGGGGGGCCTTCAGGAGCCGTCTCTTCCGGGAGTCCTGCGTCTTCCACAAAGGGAACTACGTAAAAGACCTGAGCCGTTTGGGCCGAGACCTCAACAAGGTCATCATCATCGACAACTCTCCGGCCTCCTACGTCTTCCATCCCGACAACGCT GTTCCTGTCGTATCCTGGTTTGATGACATGTCCGACACCGAGCTCCTCGATCTCATCCCTTTCTTTGAGAGACTAAGCACAGTGGACGACGTCTACGATATTCTGAAGCAGGAGAGGACTTCGAGTTAA
- the ctdsp1 gene encoding carboxy-terminal domain RNA polymerase II polypeptide A small phosphatase 1 isoform X2 produces MDPSPSIITQVTREEEEEDARGEEGAHTVPPSRKPRSRGLFHSLFCCLCRKESEPTPVRNNVPLLEENGTQSKVPAKPLLSRIQSNDTGKICVVIDLDETLVHSSFKPVNNADFIIPVEIDGTVHQVYVLKRPHVDEFLKRMGELFECVLFTASLAKYADPVSDLLDKWGAFRSRLFRESCVFHKGNYVKDLSRLGRDLNKVIIIDNSPASYVFHPDNAVPVVSWFDDMSDTELLDLIPFFERLSTVDDVYDILKQERTSS; encoded by the exons ATGGACCCTTCTCCGTCCATTATAACGCAAGTgaccagggaggaggaggaggaagacgctCGCGGTGAGGaag GTGCCCACACAGTTCCCCCGTCGAGGAAGCCTCGCAGCAGAGGCCTTTTCCACAGTCTCTTCTGCTGCCTGTGTCGCAAAGAATCAGAGCCGACTCCCGTGAGGAACAATGTCCCCTTACTGGAAGAAAATGGGACTCAGTCAAAA GTTCCAGCAAAACCTCTGCTCTCACGGATTCAATCGAACGACACGGGGAAGATCTGTGTGGTCATTGATTTGGATGAAACACTAGTCCATAGTTCATTTAAG CCAGTGAACAATGCTGACTTTATCATTCCAGTGGAAATCGATGGAACAGTTCACCAG GTGTACGTGTTGAAGAGACCCCACGTGGACGAGTTCCTCAAGAGGATGGGGGAATTGTTCGAGTGCGTTTTGTTCACCGCCAGTTTAGCCAAG TATGCAGATCCCGTGTCCGACCTGTTGGACAAGTGGGGGGCCTTCAGGAGCCGTCTCTTCCGGGAGTCCTGCGTCTTCCACAAAGGGAACTACGTAAAAGACCTGAGCCGTTTGGGCCGAGACCTCAACAAGGTCATCATCATCGACAACTCTCCGGCCTCCTACGTCTTCCATCCCGACAACGCT GTTCCTGTCGTATCCTGGTTTGATGACATGTCCGACACCGAGCTCCTCGATCTCATCCCTTTCTTTGAGAGACTAAGCACAGTGGACGACGTCTACGATATTCTGAAGCAGGAGAGGACTTCGAGTTAA